A section of the Pedobacter sp. HDW13 genome encodes:
- a CDS encoding ABC transporter permease subunit, which yields MHLLKTILLFEIKLLLRQRFMLLLFGFFFLTGLYSIYYGHQFIQKQLVAIDSLESGYQKKHKEAVTSFLADTTTAAGKTLYNQAGIPAVIEYKNPLHAIYYPHPISVLSIGQRDLQPYYDVITRRRNFMQAPNAEIANPEMLASGNFDLAYVIIYLLPILAIALTYNTLSKEKEQQTDKLLALQGFYFGQIISYKLAFRFSLVNIIAFLLSLIGFISSASLIAFDLTAAILWLLSISAYLFFWFSVVWFFIRLGKSSAQNALYLLGMWCFFLILVPAVSNAIVRLYYPIPLKTNAAVALRENSEAIWAMPRKLLIDTFYLNNSKYNSLREPADTSENSNKRFAAYYDLLGRRMTQTVKNYNQYPARQNAATTSLSWLNPTTKAQYMLNGIAQTGLKDYLAYQNQVNAFQKTWVDFMNNYIVKDKKLSLKDLHHLPEFKFKPLIHKNTGIICGILYLGGIGLCIILLAIKIRNKI from the coding sequence ATGCATCTGCTTAAAACCATTTTATTATTTGAAATCAAGCTGCTTCTCAGACAAAGATTTATGCTTTTGTTATTTGGTTTTTTCTTTTTAACCGGGCTTTATAGTATTTATTATGGTCACCAATTTATACAAAAACAATTGGTAGCCATTGATAGCCTTGAAAGTGGATATCAAAAAAAACATAAGGAAGCTGTGACGAGCTTTTTAGCTGATACCACTACTGCTGCAGGCAAAACCTTATATAACCAGGCGGGTATTCCTGCAGTAATCGAGTATAAAAATCCATTACATGCCATTTATTATCCTCATCCAATCAGCGTATTATCCATAGGGCAGCGCGATTTACAACCATATTACGATGTAATTACACGCCGGCGCAATTTTATGCAGGCACCTAATGCTGAAATTGCAAACCCTGAAATGCTCGCTTCTGGTAATTTCGATCTCGCTTATGTTATTATTTATCTTTTGCCCATTCTGGCCATCGCTTTAACTTACAATACCTTATCAAAAGAAAAAGAGCAACAAACCGATAAACTACTGGCTTTACAAGGGTTTTATTTTGGGCAAATTATCAGTTACAAACTCGCTTTCAGGTTTTCGCTTGTGAACATAATAGCTTTTTTGCTCAGCCTCATTGGCTTTATCAGTTCAGCAAGCTTGATTGCTTTTGATCTGACAGCTGCAATTTTATGGTTACTCAGCATAAGTGCTTATCTTTTTTTTTGGTTTTCAGTTGTCTGGTTCTTTATCCGATTAGGTAAAAGTTCTGCGCAAAATGCACTTTACTTATTGGGTATGTGGTGCTTCTTCCTTATCCTGGTACCTGCTGTTAGCAATGCCATTGTTCGGTTATATTATCCAATCCCTTTAAAAACCAATGCAGCAGTTGCACTAAGAGAAAACAGTGAGGCAATATGGGCAATGCCCCGTAAATTATTAATCGATACTTTTTACCTGAATAATTCAAAATACAACAGCTTAAGAGAGCCTGCCGATACAAGTGAAAACAGCAACAAGCGATTTGCAGCTTATTACGATCTTTTGGGTAGGCGGATGACACAAACCGTTAAAAATTACAATCAGTATCCTGCAAGACAAAATGCCGCCACAACAAGTTTAAGCTGGCTTAATCCCACCACAAAAGCGCAATATATGCTGAATGGAATTGCCCAAACCGGACTTAAAGATTACCTCGCCTATCAGAACCAGGTAAATGCCTTTCAGAAAACATGGGTTGACTTTATGAACAATTACATTGTAAAGGATAAAAAACTAAGTTTGAAAGACTTACACCACCTGCCAGAATTTAAGTTTAAGCCATTAATACATAAAAACACAGGTATTATTTGTGGCATTTTATACCTGGGTGGCATTGGCTTATGCATCATTCTTCTTGCCATAAAAATCCGGAATAAAATTTAA
- a CDS encoding glycoside hydrolase → MKKSAILKPLFVNMMLFFGYNTAFSQQMVVKVEIDPAITFQTIEGFGASDAWSCQFAGLWPDAKKNKMADLLFSTATDDNDQPLGIGLNMWRFSIGAGSAAQGKLSDIGDEWRRQYAFLQPNGTYDWNAMPGQSWFLKAAKTRGVNQFIGFVNSPNVLFTKNGKAYSTDGKCNLDFEKLPAFAADMVATVKGLQQTAGITLNYLSPANEPQWKWNEHNQEGCPYNNTELARLYKGINQAFEQNKIATKIQVGEAGQLDYLYQNGDTLKGNQVYQFFNAASPNYVGNLSHIDQSISAHSYFTTSPLNKFINTRKKTAEGVAKVPGLRYWMSEYCVLGDAILKGEKRDLGMVTALFIARLIHHDLVISNAASWQWWLAISSGDYKDGLVYIDKNKTDGAVYDSKMLWALGNYSRFIKSGSQRVQVNNISTGNTEVYVSSYKQNQKLVTVAVNPTKQEIMLDIDIKGKGQNRAQTYVTSDNYNLSPFKQYNSTKQILLPAESVTTILSK, encoded by the coding sequence ATGAAAAAATCTGCTATACTAAAGCCCTTATTCGTTAATATGATGCTATTTTTCGGCTATAATACTGCTTTTTCGCAACAAATGGTTGTAAAAGTAGAGATCGATCCAGCTATCACCTTTCAAACCATAGAAGGTTTTGGCGCATCAGATGCCTGGTCGTGCCAGTTTGCAGGCCTTTGGCCCGATGCTAAAAAGAATAAAATGGCCGATTTACTGTTTAGCACCGCTACTGATGATAACGATCAGCCCTTGGGGATCGGATTAAACATGTGGCGTTTTAGTATTGGGGCAGGAAGTGCAGCACAAGGTAAACTAAGCGATATTGGTGATGAGTGGCGCCGGCAGTATGCTTTTTTGCAACCCAATGGTACTTACGATTGGAATGCCATGCCCGGGCAAAGCTGGTTTTTGAAAGCGGCTAAGACGCGAGGTGTAAATCAGTTTATTGGTTTTGTAAATAGCCCTAATGTTTTGTTTACCAAAAATGGCAAGGCTTACTCTACGGATGGGAAATGTAACCTAGATTTTGAAAAATTACCGGCTTTTGCTGCCGATATGGTTGCTACAGTTAAAGGTTTACAGCAAACAGCGGGGATAACGTTGAATTATCTAAGTCCGGCAAATGAGCCGCAATGGAAGTGGAACGAGCACAACCAGGAAGGTTGCCCTTACAACAATACCGAACTGGCCAGGTTATACAAAGGCATTAATCAGGCATTTGAACAAAACAAAATTGCTACCAAAATACAGGTTGGCGAAGCTGGTCAACTCGATTACCTTTACCAGAATGGCGATACTTTAAAAGGGAATCAGGTTTATCAGTTTTTTAATGCCGCATCTCCAAACTATGTGGGCAATTTATCGCATATCGATCAATCGATATCGGCGCATAGCTATTTTACCACAAGTCCGTTAAATAAATTTATCAATACGCGTAAAAAAACAGCAGAAGGAGTAGCTAAGGTGCCGGGTTTAAGATATTGGATGTCTGAGTACTGCGTGCTGGGCGACGCTATACTTAAAGGCGAAAAACGCGATCTGGGCATGGTTACTGCTTTGTTTATTGCCCGCTTAATTCACCACGATCTGGTTATATCAAACGCTGCATCATGGCAATGGTGGCTGGCCATATCATCCGGCGATTATAAAGACGGGCTGGTGTATATCGATAAAAATAAAACCGATGGAGCAGTGTACGATAGTAAAATGCTGTGGGCATTGGGCAATTACAGCCGTTTCATTAAATCGGGTAGCCAGCGTGTTCAGGTAAATAACATTTCAACAGGCAATACCGAAGTTTATGTATCATCGTATAAGCAAAATCAGAAACTGGTAACAGTAGCAGTTAATCCTACTAAACAGGAAATTATGCTGGATATAGACATAAAAGGAAAGGGGCAAAATAGGGCACAAACCTATGTTACTTCCGATAATTATAATTTGTCTCCTTTTAAACAATACAACAGCACTAAGCAAATCTTGCTCCCTGCCGAATCTGTGACTACCATATTGAGCAAATAA
- a CDS encoding DUF3526 domain-containing protein: MLLDFHEHHFPKVITGVADSKYPLMSRAAFSDLVEQGYRKGLNGKDPYAARGERYIKRLLKKYQVDSVAALPFNIDGLTLQFNEDYRTKAFNHYFKEVESSFDKQQHFLNLSGVFNPFLSTKRLSMALAGSDFYHHAHFFKHAQAYRNQLIRQLNMQLAMHGKNIKGDYKVGPAYFSQLKDFKYQLPTLKQVLQIKQVALLSLAGWVLILVLLLQFIASRSLAFNYASA, translated from the coding sequence TTGCTTCTGGATTTTCATGAGCACCATTTCCCGAAGGTAATTACCGGCGTGGCCGACAGCAAATATCCACTAATGTCTCGTGCTGCATTTAGTGATCTGGTTGAGCAAGGTTACAGAAAAGGACTTAACGGAAAAGATCCCTACGCCGCACGCGGAGAACGTTACATTAAAAGACTCCTAAAAAAATACCAGGTAGACAGTGTTGCCGCCCTACCTTTTAATATTGATGGTTTAACCTTGCAGTTTAACGAAGATTACCGAACCAAGGCTTTTAATCATTACTTTAAGGAGGTTGAAAGCAGTTTTGATAAGCAGCAGCATTTTCTAAATCTCTCGGGTGTATTCAATCCTTTTTTATCTACAAAGCGCCTTTCGATGGCTTTGGCAGGATCTGATTTCTATCACCATGCCCATTTCTTTAAGCATGCGCAGGCTTACCGCAATCAATTAATCAGACAGTTGAATATGCAGCTGGCTATGCACGGTAAAAACATTAAAGGCGACTATAAAGTTGGCCCTGCATATTTTAGCCAACTTAAAGATTTTAAATATCAGTTACCTACACTTAAACAAGTATTACAAATAAAGCAGGTAGCGCTTCTCTCTTTAGCTGGCTGGGTTTTAATACTTGTCCTGTTACTCCAGTTTATCGCTTCACGTTCTTTAGCTTTTAACTATGCATCTGCTTAA
- a CDS encoding TonB-dependent siderophore receptor — MKKILYLILFLLIYSPKIFAQHEKRSKPKPDSTARVRQLNEVRIDGQKATKLKKDTLSNGLRMQVPLLQMPQNIISISAALIQQQGALQLKDMARNASGVYFGYNSSPFDNSASIKVRGFNASTTINGMPSRLVLGATLDDEALIENLEFIKGPAGFISALGEPGGTLNIVTKSPKEKLLNAQITGGNYNLFRATADIGSSLKSKGFSYRFNTAFQNQNSYLNYMKTTKYVIAPVLQYNFSPKTYLIAEYNYIRGEVKNGSSINKLRQDKDVLQDPISLNYSAGIGLPLSVSQTHTFRFSGVHKFNENWQLTSQSNFVRAPAHQWYMVSANNRTSISFNDQGKTNRIASNSNLFGETYNTNLFLSGKFKTGALKHNLLIGSDYTTGKDSLATYYGSNPTPFDRNRPDFYVDPNVVTITKRSIRQENKIHYSAAYVYDNITLDKFLLTLGARYTDYRNRNILTTTRGPRTPEYYRQNAFSPRAALTFMPDSTSSVYFLFDQSFVPKTGQVVTETIDGPQAGQKTVTASKAVAPELGNNFELGFKKNWFKGRLLTTINGFHSVKRNVAARDFGSYAAAVGGVIYYLQLGEVVSNGFEVDVIGNITDRFSLITNYTYVDAKITKDNNLNPTADNPSIVGQKMPDIPQQVFNTWLQYSIPLKGYHKISISAGQSTITRLSAISQKDTYLPNYTKFDAGLSFSNPKYMFRLIADNLTNKRYMASGDITTDFPYTGNNYFFVEGEPFTIRLSLGVKF, encoded by the coding sequence ATGAAGAAAATACTTTACCTTATTTTATTTTTACTGATTTACAGTCCTAAAATTTTTGCACAGCACGAAAAGCGCAGCAAACCCAAACCAGACTCAACCGCCAGGGTACGCCAGCTAAATGAAGTTAGGATTGATGGGCAAAAAGCCACCAAACTTAAAAAAGACACCTTATCTAACGGTTTGCGGATGCAGGTCCCGTTATTGCAAATGCCTCAAAATATCATCAGTATTTCTGCTGCGTTAATACAACAACAGGGTGCACTACAGTTAAAAGACATGGCCCGGAATGCGAGTGGTGTATATTTCGGTTACAACAGCTCGCCTTTTGACAATTCTGCCTCGATAAAAGTTCGGGGATTTAACGCTTCAACCACAATTAACGGCATGCCCAGCCGACTGGTGTTGGGTGCAACACTTGATGATGAAGCCTTAATTGAAAATCTTGAGTTTATTAAAGGTCCGGCAGGGTTTATAAGCGCATTGGGCGAACCAGGCGGAACGCTTAACATTGTAACCAAATCGCCAAAAGAAAAACTGTTGAATGCACAAATCACTGGCGGTAACTATAATCTCTTTCGCGCTACAGCCGATATTGGGAGCAGTTTAAAAAGCAAAGGCTTTTCTTACCGCTTTAATACTGCTTTTCAAAACCAGAATTCGTACCTCAACTACATGAAAACCACTAAATATGTAATTGCCCCGGTACTGCAATACAACTTTAGCCCAAAAACTTATTTAATTGCCGAATACAATTACATTCGCGGCGAAGTAAAAAATGGCTCATCCATTAATAAACTGCGTCAGGATAAGGATGTATTACAAGACCCTATCAGTTTAAATTACAGTGCCGGAATTGGTTTACCTTTAAGTGTTTCGCAAACCCATACTTTCAGGTTTAGTGGAGTTCATAAATTTAATGAGAACTGGCAACTTACTTCACAATCTAACTTTGTTAGAGCGCCAGCCCATCAATGGTATATGGTATCGGCAAACAATAGAACTTCGATCAGTTTTAATGATCAGGGGAAAACCAACCGCATAGCCAGCAACTCGAACCTATTTGGCGAAACTTATAATACTAACCTCTTTTTATCGGGTAAATTTAAAACAGGTGCTCTTAAACACAATTTATTAATTGGAAGTGATTATACCACGGGTAAAGACTCACTGGCTACTTATTACGGAAGCAATCCGACTCCTTTTGACCGCAATCGTCCCGATTTTTATGTAGACCCCAATGTGGTAACCATTACCAAAAGATCGATCAGGCAGGAAAATAAGATCCATTATTCGGCAGCTTATGTTTACGACAATATTACTTTAGATAAATTTTTACTAACCCTTGGTGCGCGCTATACCGATTATCGCAACCGGAATATTTTAACCACCACCAGAGGCCCACGCACTCCCGAATATTACAGACAAAATGCTTTTTCGCCAAGGGCAGCTTTAACTTTTATGCCCGATTCTACCTCTTCTGTTTATTTCCTGTTCGATCAATCTTTTGTGCCTAAAACAGGACAGGTGGTAACTGAAACAATAGATGGGCCACAGGCGGGACAAAAAACCGTAACCGCATCGAAAGCTGTAGCGCCCGAACTGGGAAATAATTTTGAACTCGGTTTTAAGAAGAACTGGTTTAAAGGCAGGTTGTTAACCACAATAAATGGCTTTCATTCCGTAAAGCGAAATGTTGCTGCAAGAGACTTCGGAAGTTATGCGGCCGCTGTAGGCGGAGTTATTTATTACCTCCAGCTTGGCGAGGTTGTGAGCAATGGATTTGAAGTAGATGTAATCGGTAATATCACCGACCGTTTCTCGCTCATTACCAACTATACCTACGTAGATGCCAAAATAACTAAAGATAATAACCTTAATCCAACAGCAGATAACCCTTCAATTGTGGGACAAAAGATGCCCGATATACCACAACAGGTATTTAACACCTGGTTACAGTATAGTATTCCGTTAAAAGGATATCATAAAATTTCGATCAGTGCCGGGCAAAGCACCATTACCAGGCTTTCTGCTATAAGCCAAAAGGATACCTATCTTCCAAATTACACCAAATTCGATGCGGGACTGAGTTTTAGCAACCCTAAATACATGTTCAGGCTAATTGCTGATAATTTAACCAATAAGCGCTATATGGCTTCGGGAGATATTACTACTGATTTTCCTTATACAGGCAACAATTATTTCTTTGTAGAAGGCGAACCATTTACCATCAGGCTTTCCTTAGGTGTAAAATTTTAA
- a CDS encoding TIM-barrel domain-containing protein, which produces MTPNSFYKKNKKNTNRNRHKKAAFASALLLAAAPMFISAALPTSVKAIGITTKQIKTDAIKVIAAKKINPTTIELSLSDGQRLTFDFYGENIFRLFEDHNGGFIRDPEAKPEAKILVENPRRPVAKLNITDENNQISISTDKITVQVDKNTSLIKIINLATKAVVMEETAPVQFEKGKVTLTLKENTAEYFYGGGVQNGRFSHKGKSIAIENQNSWTDGGVASPTPYYWSTSGYAVLWHTFAKGRYDFGSKVKGTVKLAHETDYLDAFFMVGDGAVPLLNNFYQLTGNPVLLPKFGFYQGHLNAYNRDFWKEDEKGILFEDGKRYKESQKNDGGTKESLNGEKNNYQFSARAVIDRYKKNDMPLGWLLPNDGYGAGYGQTETLDGNIQNLKSFGDYARKNGVEIGLWTQSDLHPKSEISALLQRDIIKEARDAGVRVLKTDVAWVGAGYSFGLNGVADVAQIMPYYGNNSRPFIISLDGWAGTQRYAGIWSGDQTGGVWEYIRFHIPTYIGSGLSGQPNISSDMDGIFGGKNQTINTRDFQWKTFTPMQLNMDGWGANEKYPHALGEPVASINRNYLKLKSQLIPYTYSIAKEALTGLPIIRAMFLNAPNTYTLGSATQYQFLYGPSFLVAPIYQETKADDKGNDIRNGIYLPEGTWFDYFTGDKYTGNSIVNSFDAPIWKLPVFVKTGAIIPMANANNNVSEINKARRMYELYPAGKTTFTEYDDDGTSEAYKLGKGVSGLIESEVDQKSNAIISIQPVKGDFDGFIKEKSTELIINVTEKPKRLTAKIGNNKTKLTEVTSMEEFLKQENVYFYNATPNLNQFATKGSEFEKVVMTKNPQLLVKLASTDISVNPVTVNVEGFKFEPADKQRTSTGKLNAPVNARITDKNTEAYTLKPTWSKVDHADYYEIDFNGMHYTTIKDTTLLFDGLLAETSYAFKLRAVNKDGVSDWAEIKATTKSNPLEFAIQGITAETTAENQGGSGIADLFDFDEGNMWHTKWGAKAIPFDMLIDLKTINQLDKFHYLPRNGRGNGNLLKGTIFYSNNKESWTTAGTFEWANNGDVKIFNFNGHPSARYIKISVADGVGGFGSGRELYVFKVPGTESYLPGDINNDRLIDKNDLTSYINYTGLKKGDADFEGYISNGDINKNNLIDAYDISVVATQLEGGVGNAKIEKLAGKLQISTTKQAYNKGDIIEVKVKGTDLKSVNALSFALPYLAQDYDFVGVEGLNVKQMDNLTYDRLHTNGDKVLYPTFVNLGNKEAINGSSELFTIKLKAKRKVQFNLKLTDGLLVDKQLNSVKF; this is translated from the coding sequence ATGACCCCAAATTCCTTTTACAAGAAAAATAAAAAGAATACAAACCGAAACCGGCATAAGAAGGCTGCTTTTGCATCTGCACTTCTTTTGGCTGCAGCTCCGATGTTTATCTCAGCTGCATTGCCCACAAGTGTCAAAGCGATTGGTATTACTACAAAGCAGATCAAAACTGATGCGATAAAAGTAATTGCCGCCAAAAAAATTAACCCAACCACAATCGAATTGTCATTATCGGATGGGCAGCGTTTAACCTTCGATTTTTATGGCGAAAATATTTTCAGGCTTTTCGAAGATCATAATGGTGGCTTCATCAGAGATCCAGAGGCTAAGCCCGAAGCAAAAATTTTGGTTGAAAATCCCCGCCGGCCTGTAGCCAAATTAAATATTACTGATGAAAATAATCAGATCAGTATCTCAACCGATAAGATTACTGTTCAGGTAGATAAAAACACATCGCTGATTAAAATTATTAACCTGGCCACAAAAGCTGTTGTAATGGAAGAAACAGCACCGGTTCAGTTCGAAAAAGGCAAAGTAACTTTAACATTAAAAGAAAATACAGCCGAATATTTTTACGGTGGCGGTGTTCAAAACGGCCGTTTCTCACATAAAGGAAAAAGCATTGCTATCGAAAACCAAAACAGCTGGACAGATGGAGGTGTAGCTTCGCCAACGCCTTATTATTGGTCTACCAGTGGTTACGCTGTGCTTTGGCACACTTTTGCAAAAGGTCGTTACGATTTTGGTTCGAAAGTAAAAGGTACAGTAAAACTGGCGCACGAAACCGATTATTTAGATGCCTTTTTTATGGTGGGCGATGGTGCAGTGCCTTTGTTAAACAATTTTTACCAGTTAACCGGAAACCCTGTACTGTTACCAAAGTTTGGTTTTTACCAGGGCCACCTTAATGCTTATAACCGCGATTTTTGGAAAGAAGACGAAAAAGGGATCTTGTTTGAAGATGGTAAACGTTACAAAGAGAGCCAGAAAAACGATGGTGGTACAAAAGAATCGCTTAATGGAGAAAAAAATAATTATCAGTTTTCGGCCCGTGCGGTGATTGATCGTTATAAAAAGAACGATATGCCTTTAGGCTGGCTGCTACCAAACGATGGTTACGGTGCAGGTTATGGCCAAACCGAAACTTTAGATGGCAATATCCAGAACCTGAAAAGCTTTGGCGATTACGCCCGTAAAAACGGTGTGGAAATCGGCTTGTGGACGCAATCCGACCTTCACCCTAAATCCGAAATAAGCGCGCTGTTGCAACGTGATATTATTAAAGAAGCACGTGATGCTGGTGTTCGTGTATTAAAAACCGATGTAGCTTGGGTAGGGGCCGGTTATTCGTTCGGGCTTAATGGTGTGGCTGATGTAGCGCAGATTATGCCTTACTATGGCAACAACAGCAGGCCTTTTATCATCTCGTTAGATGGCTGGGCAGGTACACAACGTTATGCCGGTATTTGGTCAGGCGATCAAACCGGTGGTGTTTGGGAGTATATCCGTTTCCATATTCCAACTTATATTGGTTCGGGTTTATCAGGTCAGCCAAACATTTCTTCAGATATGGACGGTATTTTTGGAGGTAAAAACCAAACCATCAATACTCGCGATTTTCAATGGAAAACCTTTACCCCAATGCAGTTGAATATGGATGGCTGGGGTGCCAACGAGAAATATCCACATGCACTGGGCGAACCTGTAGCTTCTATTAACCGTAATTATCTGAAATTAAAATCGCAACTAATCCCTTATACCTACAGCATTGCTAAAGAAGCTTTAACAGGCTTACCGATTATCAGGGCTATGTTTTTAAATGCGCCTAACACTTACACTTTAGGCAGCGCTACGCAATACCAGTTTTTGTACGGGCCAAGCTTTTTGGTGGCTCCAATTTATCAGGAAACTAAAGCCGATGATAAGGGAAATGATATCCGTAACGGTATTTACCTGCCCGAGGGAACCTGGTTCGACTATTTTACAGGAGATAAATACACCGGAAACAGCATTGTAAACAGCTTCGATGCACCAATCTGGAAACTGCCGGTTTTTGTTAAAACGGGTGCTATTATTCCGATGGCAAATGCAAATAACAATGTTTCGGAAATTAATAAAGCCAGACGCATGTACGAGCTTTATCCTGCAGGCAAAACTACTTTTACCGAATATGATGATGATGGTACATCAGAAGCTTACAAATTAGGTAAAGGTGTTTCAGGTTTAATTGAATCTGAAGTTGATCAAAAAAGCAATGCGATTATTAGCATTCAACCTGTAAAAGGCGATTTTGATGGTTTTATTAAAGAGAAATCAACAGAATTGATCATTAATGTTACCGAAAAACCAAAACGCCTGACAGCAAAGATTGGAAACAATAAAACCAAACTGACAGAAGTTACTTCGATGGAAGAATTTTTGAAACAGGAGAATGTTTATTTCTATAATGCAACACCAAATTTAAACCAGTTTGCTACCAAAGGCAGCGAGTTTGAAAAAGTTGTGATGACTAAAAATCCTCAACTACTGGTTAAACTTGCATCGACTGATATCTCCGTAAATCCGGTAACAGTTAACGTAGAAGGATTTAAATTCGAGCCCGCAGATAAGCAGCGTACGTCAACCGGTAAACTAAATGCGCCGGTAAATGCACGCATTACCGATAAAAACACCGAAGCTTATACGCTTAAACCAACATGGAGCAAGGTAGATCATGCCGATTATTACGAAATCGATTTTAACGGGATGCATTACACCACCATTAAAGATACCACGCTGCTTTTTGACGGTTTACTGGCTGAAACGTCGTATGCTTTTAAACTGCGTGCTGTAAATAAAGATGGTGTTTCTGACTGGGCTGAAATTAAAGCTACTACTAAATCAAATCCACTCGAATTTGCCATTCAGGGCATAACGGCCGAAACTACAGCCGAGAACCAGGGTGGATCGGGTATTGCCGATTTGTTTGATTTTGATGAAGGCAATATGTGGCATACCAAATGGGGTGCTAAAGCAATTCCATTTGATATGCTTATCGACCTGAAAACCATTAATCAGCTCGATAAATTCCATTACCTGCCACGCAATGGAAGAGGAAACGGTAACTTACTTAAAGGAACCATATTTTACAGCAACAACAAAGAAAGCTGGACAACCGCCGGAACCTTTGAATGGGCTAACAATGGCGATGTGAAAATATTCAACTTCAATGGCCATCCAAGCGCCCGTTACATTAAAATTTCGGTTGCTGATGGTGTTGGCGGTTTCGGATCGGGTAGAGAGCTGTACGTGTTTAAAGTGCCAGGTACCGAAAGTTACCTTCCGGGCGATATTAACAACGACCGCTTAATTGATAAAAACGATTTGACTTCGTACATTAATTATACCGGATTGAAAAAAGGTGATGCCGATTTTGAAGGTTACATCAGCAATGGCGATATCAATAAGAACAACCTGATTGATGCTTACGACATTTCGGTAGTAGCAACGCAGCTTGAAGGTGGAGTAGGTAATGCCAAAATAGAAAAACTTGCAGGTAAACTACAAATTAGCACAACCAAGCAGGCTTACAATAAAGGCGATATTATCGAAGTTAAAGTAAAAGGAACAGACCTTAAATCGGTAAATGCTTTAAGTTTTGCTTTACCTTACCTGGCTCAGGATTACGATTTTGTTGGTGTAGAAGGCTTAAATGTAAAACAAATGGATAATTTAACTTACGATCGTTTACATACCAATGGCGATAAGGTGCTTTATCCAACATTTGTAAATCTGGGTAACAAAGAAGCCATAAACGGCAGCAGCGAATTGTTTACCATAAAATTAAAGGCCAAACGCAAAGTACAGTTTAACCTTAAACTAACTGACGGATTGTTGGTAGATAAACAATTGAATAGTGTTAAGTTCTAA
- a CDS encoding ABC transporter ATP-binding protein: MLEAIGLTKKYRNHTALNNLNLKVGSGEVFCLLGQNGAGKTTTINLFLGFTTASSGQARVNGLVVNHQNGETKQFLAYIPEVVMLYAHLSSIENLDFFSRIAGYTYKINELEEFLLQAGLQPDAFHKRVGHYSKGMRQKVGIAIAVAKNASVILMDEPTSGLDPKATDEFSEIVKQLSKDGRSIFMATHDIFNAVNVGTRIGIMRQGSLIHTLDAKDISAVDLQRLYLETI; this comes from the coding sequence ATGCTTGAAGCAATCGGATTAACCAAAAAATACCGGAACCATACAGCCTTAAACAACCTGAATTTAAAAGTAGGTTCAGGAGAAGTATTCTGCCTGCTCGGACAAAATGGTGCAGGAAAAACAACCACAATAAACTTATTTTTGGGGTTTACTACGGCAAGCAGTGGGCAAGCCAGGGTAAATGGCTTGGTTGTAAATCATCAAAATGGGGAAACCAAACAATTTTTAGCCTACATCCCTGAAGTGGTAATGCTTTACGCCCATCTTAGCAGTATAGAAAACCTCGATTTTTTCAGTCGCATTGCTGGGTATACCTATAAAATAAATGAACTTGAAGAGTTTCTGCTCCAGGCAGGTTTACAACCAGATGCCTTTCATAAAAGAGTAGGCCATTACAGTAAGGGAATGCGACAAAAAGTGGGAATTGCTATTGCTGTTGCAAAAAATGCCAGTGTGATTTTAATGGATGAGCCCACAAGCGGCCTGGACCCTAAAGCTACTGATGAGTTTAGCGAAATTGTAAAACAACTTTCAAAAGATGGTCGTAGCATTTTCATGGCTACACACGATATTTTCAATGCTGTAAATGTGGGCACAAGAATTGGAATTATGCGCCAGGGTTCGCTTATCCATACCCTCGATGCAAAAGATATTTCGGCGGTTGACCTGCAGAGGTTATACCTCGAAACCATATAA